One stretch of Plasmodium cynomolgi strain B DNA, scaffold: 0037, whole genome shotgun sequence DNA includes these proteins:
- a CDS encoding CYIR protein (putative;~vir-type antigen), with protein MFNNVSLYLFYEDLKNDASTNEYSDYYNKINNLTGNHSWIGDLFNKLCRNISMINNKHDIKDEFDKKHCFDLNYWLYDQVYTNLQLSKNFGELRTIVSKVQEVWKNIVDNTFRNKDYKCNPDQKLYNFDIIKKEIIADTLNSCYEYREYLTQRIAIYYTWRYSCRVDGSTCKRFIDNYMKYRPSGIILSLGWTIYFTYNNYPCYEEVHDIFGAAKRFTLRDENLHTDFMEKHSSLNSDKIYSQLEQTLWQVYLVFFEQCEMRSISYLRLLCQLCFLHLAHSFLFT; from the exons ATGTTTAACAACGTGTCTTTATACTTATTTTACGAAGACTTGAAAAATGATGCTAGTACAAATGAATATAGTGATTattacaataaaataaataatttgacAGGTAATCATAGCTGGATTGGtgatttatttaataaactATGTAGAAACATCTCAATGATCAACAATAAACATGATATTAAGGACGAATTCGATAAGAAGCACTGTTTTGATTTAAATTACTGGTTATACGATCAAGTCTATACTAATCTTCAATTGAGTAAAAACTTTGGGGAATTAAGAACTATTGTTTCTAAGGTTCAAGAggtatggaaaaatattgttgACAATACGTTTAGAAACAAGGATTACAAATGCAATCCAGACCAAAAATTATACA attttgatataattaaaaaggaaattatcgCTGACACTCTTAATTCATGTTATGAATATCGAGAATATCTTACACAAAGAATTGCAATATATTATACTTGGAGATATTCGTGCCGTGTAGATGGTAGTACTTGTAAAAGGTTTATTGATAATTACATGAAATATCGTCCATCAGGTATTATATTATCTTTAGGCTGGACTATTTActttacatataataattatccATGTTATGAAGAAGTTCATGATATATTTGGTGCTGCAAAAAGATTTACTTTACGGGATGAAAATTTACATACAGATTTCATGGAAAAACATTCAAGTTTAAATTCTGACAAGATTTATTCACAATTAGAGCAGACGTTGTGGCAAGTGTACCTCGTTTTCTTCGAACAATGTGAGATGCGTTctatttcatatttaagaCTGCTATGCCAATTGTGTTTTTTGCATTTGGCGCATTCCTTCTTATTTACATGA